A single Hippocampus zosterae strain Florida chromosome 19, ASM2543408v3, whole genome shotgun sequence DNA region contains:
- the tmem121ab gene encoding transmembrane protein 121Ab yields MVLPPPDKRHVCLTTIVIMTSMALMDAYLVEQNQGPRKIGVCIIVLVGDVCFLIVLRYVAVWVGAEVRTARRGYAMILWFLYIFVLEIKLYFVFQNCKADRKSLETVARKALTLLLSVCVPGLYLVLVALDSMEYVRTFRRKEDMRSRLFWVALDLLDLLDIQANLWEPQRTGLPIWAEGLMFFYCYILLLILPCVSLSEISMQGEHVTPQKMMLYPVLSLVTINVVTILIRGVNMVLFQDSRVSTIFVGKNVVAIATKASTFLEYRRQVKEFPHPQNAMAMELQQNSVGHAQTLPNATALPHEPTPPQDAIDT; encoded by the coding sequence ATGGTGTTGCCGCCTCCCGACAAACGCCACGTGTGCTTGACCACCATCGTCATCATGACCAGCATGGCCCTGATGGACGCCTACCTGGTGGAGCAGAACCAGGGTCCCAGGAAGATCGGCGTGTGCATCATCGTGCTGGTGGGGGACGTGTGTTTCCTCATCGTGCTGCGCTACGTGGCGGTGTGGGTCGGGGCCGAGGTGCGCACGGCTCGGCGGGGCTACGCCATGATCCTCTGGTTCCTGTACATCTTCGTGCTGGAGATCAAGCTCTACTTTGTTTTCCAGAATTGCAAGGCCGACAGGAAGAGTCTGGAGACGGTGGCGCGGAAAGCGTTGACGTTACTTTTGTCGGTGTGCGTGCCGGGTTTGTACTTGGTTCTGGTGGCGCTGGACAGCATGGAATACGTGAGGACTTTCCGTAGGAAGGAGGACATGCGAAGCCGTTTGTTCTGGGTGGCGCTGGACTTACTGGATCTCCTGGACATCCAAGCCAATCTGTGGGAGCCCCAACGCACGGGTCTCCCCATCTGGGCCGAGGGCTTGATGTTCTTCTACTGCTACATTTTGCTCCTCATCCTGCCCTGCGTGTCGCTCAGCGAGATCAGCATGCAGGGCGAGCACGTGACCCCCCAGAAGATGATGCTCTACCCGGTCCTAAGCCTGGTCACCATCAACGTGGTCACCATCCTGATCCGAGGCGTCAACATGGTGCTGTTTCAGGACAGCCGCGTGTCCACCATCTTTGTGGGCAAGAACGTGGTGGCCATCGCCACCAAGGCGTCCACCTTCCTGGAGTACCGCAGGCAGGTCAAGGAGTTCCCGCATCCGCAGAACGCCATGGCCATGGAACTGCAGCAGAACTCGGTGGGCCACGCGCAGACGCTGCCCAACGCCACCGCTTTGCCGCACGAACCCACGCCGCCGCAGGACGCCATTGACACATGA